Within the Salvia hispanica cultivar TCC Black 2014 chromosome 4, UniMelb_Shisp_WGS_1.0, whole genome shotgun sequence genome, the region TCGTTGGCGACGAAACTGATAGCGGGACCAATGCCATTGCACTGatcgttgaaaaggggcgaTGACTagaggacgttgatgtcgttgttcgacccggctactccaaaataagcatgccaatCCACAGCCGGGTAGTCAGCTACAacttcaaggatcatcgtgggatgctTGCCTTTGAAGCCGGTAGTGTACATCCCTTTCCAGGCGGCGGGGCAGTTCTTCCAcccccaatgcatacaatctatgctgcccaacatcccGGGAGACCCGTGCATCGACCCGTGCATATCTATTAGCTGTTGGCAGTCTACGGGGGTGGGCTTCCGAAGATACCAATCCCCGAAtatctctctatctctaacGCCCTGGCAAAAATACTACAGACACTCGCGGGCTGTTGACTCGccaatgtggaggtactcgtcaAACATGTCGGCCGCGCCTTCGTACGCCAGCTGCCTGATTGTGGCAGTGCACTTCTGTATGGGCGTGTGATCGGGTTTGCCCGCCGCATCCTCCCTGAACCTGAAATACTCGTATCGATGCTCTAAAGCACTCACGATACGCATAAATAGCGGACGTTGCATCCTAAAACATCGTCGGAATAAGGCATCCCCAAAACGCGGCTCTGGAGCAAAGTATTCCTCAAATAATCGATGATGTGCAGCGATGTGGTCCCGGGGTACTATAGCTCGACAGCGGAtcgggcgaggtatcgccgcATGCTGCTGCCGCTGCATCGCCTCGCGTAGCAGGCGATCTATCGCCCCTGTCATAGCGGCCTGCAATTCTTCATTAATTCGTCGGCCCTCACTATCACCCGCGCCACTACCACCCGCACCACTACTAGCCATTCTAGATATgcttgaaaatag harbors:
- the LOC125224449 gene encoding uncharacterized protein LOC125224449, with the protein product MASSGAGGSGAGDSEGRRINEELQAAMTGAIDRLLREAMQRQQHAAIPRPIRCRAIVPRDHIAAHHRLFEEYFAPEPRFGDALFRRCFRMQRPLFMRIVSALEHRYEYFRFREDAAGKPDHTPIQKCTATIRQLAYEGAADMFDEYLHIGESTARECL